From the genome of Cognaticolwellia beringensis, one region includes:
- a CDS encoding fused MFS/spermidine synthase — MTNKNNNNGPWQNPLIYLLAFSSGFCIMGIELLGGRILAPFFGSSVHIWGSIITVFMLSLSFGYLAGGKLSTKNASLNRYGLIFIFAGIAVLPVAFSSEWVMEAIFLAVEDTRYGSLLASMALFFVPTVILGMISPYSVRLLVTDKDKSGQVAGFLYFVSTLGSALGTIITSFYLVLLFEVNDIIMVFSTALILLGVSAMIFNRLNQQKKISNNRSGNPQEAAHE; from the coding sequence ATGACGAATAAAAACAACAATAATGGGCCTTGGCAAAACCCGCTAATTTATTTACTGGCCTTTTCTAGTGGCTTTTGCATTATGGGTATTGAGCTTCTGGGCGGTAGAATATTAGCGCCATTTTTCGGCAGTAGCGTTCATATTTGGGGCAGTATAATTACGGTATTTATGCTGAGCTTGTCGTTTGGCTATTTAGCTGGTGGCAAACTATCAACTAAAAACGCATCTTTAAATCGCTACGGGTTAATTTTCATCTTTGCAGGTATCGCTGTTTTGCCCGTGGCATTTTCTTCAGAATGGGTAATGGAGGCTATTTTCCTTGCTGTTGAAGATACCCGTTATGGTTCGTTACTCGCGTCAATGGCCTTATTCTTTGTGCCAACGGTAATACTGGGTATGATTTCGCCTTACTCTGTGCGCTTGTTAGTTACCGATAAAGATAAAAGTGGCCAAGTGGCTGGTTTTCTCTACTTTGTGTCAACACTGGGCAGTGCTTTAGGCACTATTATTACCTCTTTCTACTTGGTTTTACTGTTCGAGGTTAACGATATTATTATGGTGTTCAGCACCGCGCTTATTCTACTTGGTGTTAGCGCCATGATCTTCAATCGTCTAAATCAGCAGAAAAAGATCAGTAATAACCGTTCGGGCAACCCACAGGAAGCGGCACATGAATAA
- a CDS encoding MFS transporter yields the protein MSASGLNSIEKKAALSLASVFGLRMLGLFMILPVFAIYGEELIGYSPIWLGLAIGAYGLTQAMLQIPMGILSDKFGRKPVILAGLVIFFIGSVVAAMSDTIYGVVFGRALQGTGAIASAILALAADLSREEQRPKVMATIGMFIGLSFTVAMIIGPIVAQAFGLSGLFWFIAILTIFAMLTIQFIVPNSINTAPKGDNVALPSKLGSLIRDGQLSRLNWGVFILHMALTACFVTLPKQFVANGLALEQHWQLYLPTLIGSFFLMVPFMIIGLKKQKETQMFSAAVALLTLALLLLWYLPISMTTLIVLVMMFFTAFNYLEATMPSILSRIAPAGVKGSVMGIYSSSQFLGAFAGGILGGFIAGEFGEQTIFLVTGLFALVWLLLTFGMKPLKKSKAYSFSTSIINDEKAREVAQKLSEMPGVIEATIMHEEAVAYLKVDDKTVDLASIKALLNQ from the coding sequence ATGAGTGCATCCGGTTTAAATAGTATTGAGAAAAAGGCCGCGTTATCGCTGGCGTCAGTGTTCGGCTTGCGGATGCTCGGCTTGTTTATGATCTTGCCTGTTTTTGCCATTTATGGTGAAGAACTTATCGGTTACAGTCCAATTTGGCTTGGTTTAGCGATTGGTGCTTATGGTTTAACGCAGGCGATGTTACAAATTCCGATGGGAATTTTATCGGATAAATTTGGTCGAAAGCCGGTAATTTTAGCTGGGTTGGTTATATTTTTTATCGGTAGTGTTGTGGCTGCTATGTCAGACACTATTTATGGTGTGGTGTTTGGTCGAGCTTTGCAAGGTACAGGCGCGATAGCGAGTGCAATACTGGCATTAGCGGCAGACTTAAGCCGTGAGGAACAGCGCCCAAAAGTTATGGCAACTATCGGTATGTTCATTGGTCTCTCGTTTACTGTTGCGATGATTATTGGTCCGATAGTCGCGCAAGCATTTGGCTTAAGTGGCTTGTTCTGGTTTATCGCGATATTAACAATATTTGCTATGCTAACCATTCAGTTTATCGTACCTAATTCAATCAATACCGCACCTAAAGGTGACAATGTTGCATTGCCATCAAAGCTAGGCAGTTTAATTCGTGACGGACAACTGTCACGATTAAATTGGGGGGTATTCATTCTCCACATGGCTTTAACCGCTTGTTTTGTAACTTTACCCAAGCAATTTGTGGCTAATGGTTTAGCGCTTGAACAGCATTGGCAGCTTTATTTACCGACGCTAATAGGCTCATTTTTTCTGATGGTGCCATTTATGATCATTGGGTTGAAAAAGCAAAAAGAAACGCAAATGTTTAGCGCAGCTGTTGCTTTGCTAACGTTAGCTTTATTATTACTTTGGTACCTGCCTATTAGCATGACCACATTGATTGTATTAGTGATGATGTTTTTTACCGCCTTTAACTATTTAGAAGCGACCATGCCGTCAATATTGTCGCGCATTGCGCCTGCGGGTGTTAAAGGCAGCGTGATGGGTATTTATTCTAGTAGCCAGTTTTTAGGCGCTTTTGCTGGCGGTATTTTAGGTGGTTTTATTGCCGGCGAATTTGGCGAGCAAACTATATTTCTTGTCACCGGTTTATTTGCGCTAGTGTGGCTGTTATTAACCTTTGGTATGAAGCCGTTGAAAAAATCTAAGGCGTATAGTTTTTCAACCAGTATTATTAATGATGAAAAAGCACGTGAAGTAGCGCAAAAACTCAGTGAAATGCCTGGCGTCATTGAAGCTACCATTATGCATGAAGAGGCTGTTGCTTATTTGAAGGTAGACGATAAAACTGTTGATCTAGCGAGTATCAAAGCCTTGCTTAATCAATAA
- a CDS encoding pirin family protein produces the protein MQKLTFEQLPQDGFAGLIERHFVINQNYFGRSKTLALPGLGQFVYLSDANFLPFGETRMHGHKEVDVISVMVAGEVEHQGSLGHGERLTAGSVQVQRAGAEGFRHNEVNPGDQQNQMIQLWVLPDELGEPAGYKVYQPKSGELTKVYGGEKNQPSTFDSTISISVSNTVEQQNITISGETLVYLCHGEANINGELINARSLIHDKKGISFTALSAGQAIFIYPSKQLNLIKK, from the coding sequence ATGCAAAAGCTAACCTTTGAGCAACTACCCCAAGACGGTTTTGCCGGATTAATTGAACGTCATTTTGTGATAAACCAAAATTATTTTGGTCGTTCAAAAACATTAGCACTACCTGGTCTGGGTCAATTTGTTTATTTATCCGATGCAAATTTTTTGCCTTTTGGTGAAACGCGTATGCATGGCCACAAAGAAGTTGATGTTATTTCTGTTATGGTCGCTGGTGAGGTTGAACATCAGGGTTCATTAGGTCATGGCGAGCGATTGACTGCAGGCTCGGTGCAAGTGCAACGTGCTGGCGCAGAGGGCTTTCGCCACAATGAAGTCAACCCAGGTGATCAACAAAATCAAATGATTCAACTTTGGGTGCTGCCAGATGAATTAGGCGAACCTGCTGGTTATAAGGTTTATCAGCCTAAGTCAGGAGAGCTGACAAAGGTTTACGGCGGTGAAAAAAATCAGCCAAGCACATTTGATAGCACTATTTCCATTTCAGTTAGTAACACTGTCGAGCAACAAAACATTACTATTTCCGGCGAAACATTAGTTTACCTTTGCCATGGGGAAGCTAACATTAATGGTGAGTTAATAAATGCTCGCAGCCTTATACACGACAAAAAAGGTATCTCTTTTACGGCATTAAGCGCCGGCCAAGCGATATTTATTTACCCTTCAAAACAGTTAAACTTAATAAAAAAATAA
- a CDS encoding DUF2238 domain-containing protein encodes MLKAFWLTLFFVVLIWSGIGPKDQFTWFLEVLPAIIGLVLMAISLRSFPLTRLLYNFILLHCIVLMVGGHYTYAEVPLFDTIANWMGSERNNYDKVGHFFQGFVPALLAREILIRKCVVNGKAWLNVIIVSICLAFSAFYELIEWWVAVASGENAEAFLGTQGYIWDTQSDMALALLGAIVSIIVLATYHDRQLAKINVSVAG; translated from the coding sequence ATGTTAAAGGCCTTTTGGTTAACGCTCTTTTTTGTCGTCTTAATTTGGTCGGGTATTGGGCCAAAAGATCAATTTACTTGGTTTTTAGAAGTATTACCGGCGATTATCGGTTTAGTGCTTATGGCGATAAGCTTAAGGAGCTTCCCGCTTACGCGTTTACTTTATAATTTTATCTTACTGCATTGCATAGTACTGATGGTTGGGGGGCATTACACGTATGCAGAAGTACCTCTTTTCGACACCATCGCCAATTGGATGGGATCTGAGCGCAATAATTACGATAAAGTAGGGCATTTTTTCCAAGGCTTTGTACCTGCTTTACTGGCCCGTGAAATCCTGATCCGAAAATGTGTTGTTAATGGCAAAGCTTGGTTAAATGTTATTATTGTTTCTATTTGTTTGGCTTTTAGCGCGTTTTATGAACTGATAGAATGGTGGGTTGCTGTCGCCTCAGGTGAAAATGCTGAAGCCTTCTTGGGTACACAAGGTTATATTTGGGATACGCAGTCAGATATGGCCTTAGCATTATTAGGGGCCATTGTTTCAATTATTGTCTTAGCGACATATCATGATCGTCAACTGGCTAAAATAAACGTTTCTGTTGCAGGTTAA
- the rluF gene encoding 23S rRNA pseudouridine(2604) synthase RluF, which translates to MSSYEKRLNKYISDSGYCSRRFADKLIENNRVTINGKVPELGTKVLLGDRVCIDGNEIKASASNHTDRVYIAYNKPVGITCTTERHVKGNIIDAIGHTKRIFPIGRLDKPSEGLIFLTSDGDIVNKILRAENAHDKEYIVKVDKPISERFIERMSKGVPILDTITKPCVVKHDSKYVFRIILTQGLNRQIRRMCEYLDYEVIELQRSRIMNVELGKLRSGEWRDLTESEMAEINTAVSHSRKTALDGDLSELDENEIDLTEIEVKNDAVKVDITNIKHPSKTIASKSPASSRTLTRIDVKKTATTSTGKKRLSLKKKS; encoded by the coding sequence GTGTCAAGTTACGAAAAACGCTTAAACAAATACATTAGTGACTCGGGTTATTGCTCGCGTCGGTTTGCTGATAAATTGATCGAAAATAATCGCGTGACGATTAATGGCAAAGTGCCTGAACTTGGTACTAAGGTTTTGTTGGGTGATAGGGTTTGCATTGACGGCAATGAGATTAAAGCCAGCGCCAGTAATCACACTGATCGTGTCTATATTGCTTATAATAAACCGGTTGGCATTACCTGTACAACGGAGCGACATGTAAAAGGCAATATCATCGATGCTATTGGCCACACTAAACGCATATTCCCTATCGGCCGTTTGGATAAGCCTTCAGAAGGCTTGATTTTCCTCACCAGTGACGGTGACATAGTGAATAAAATATTACGTGCTGAAAATGCTCACGACAAAGAATATATCGTCAAAGTTGATAAGCCAATCAGTGAACGTTTTATTGAACGTATGTCAAAAGGTGTACCGATTTTAGACACAATAACCAAACCTTGCGTTGTGAAACATGACAGTAAATATGTGTTTAGAATTATTCTAACTCAAGGCTTGAATCGACAAATTCGTCGTATGTGTGAATACTTAGACTATGAAGTAATTGAACTACAGCGTTCGCGTATTATGAATGTAGAACTAGGTAAATTACGTTCAGGAGAATGGCGCGACTTAACTGAAAGTGAAATGGCTGAGATAAATACGGCCGTATCACACTCTCGTAAAACCGCACTTGATGGTGACTTGTCGGAGTTAGATGAAAATGAAATTGATTTAACTGAAATAGAAGTTAAAAATGATGCTGTAAAAGTCGATATCACTAATATTAAGCACCCTAGTAAAACCATAGCGTCGAAATCACCCGCTTCTTCACGTACATTAACCCGTATCGATGTGAAAAAAACAGCAACAACATCAACAGGTAAAAAACGCCTAAGTTTGAAAAAGAAAAGTTAA
- the uvrA gene encoding excinuclease ABC subunit UvrA, with protein sequence MKKIEVRGARTHNLKNINVDIPRDKLVVITGLSGSGKSSLAFDTLYAEGQRRYVESLSAYARQFLSLMEKPDVDHIEGLSPAISIEQKSTSHNPRSTVGTITEIYDYLRLLYARVGEPRCPNHHLPLAAQTISQMVDRVLELDEGTKVMVLAPVLQDRKGEHVKLLDSLAAQGYIRARIDGEVCDLSDPPTLELHKKHTIEVVVDRLKVREDIQLRLSESFETALSLTSGTVKVGFMDDPKREELVFSANFACSKCGYSMQELEPRLFSFNNPAGACQTCDGLGNQQYFDKSRVITNPELSLAGGAIRGWDKRNFYYFQMLQALADHYEFPLELPFSELDEKTQQLILTGSGKQEIEFKYMNDRGDIVIRKHPFEGILNNMDRRYRETESNAVREELSKYLNSQNCPDCKGSRLRLEARNVFVGDTPLTEVAEYAIADALAFFQGLELTGQKGQIAEKILKKVCDRLGFLVNVGLNYLNLSRAAGTLSGGEAQRIRLASQIGAGLVGVMYVLDEPSIGLHQRDNERLLETLIHLRDLGNTVIVVEHDEDAIRAADYVIDIGPGAGVHGGHIIAEGNVDDILACKDSLTGQYLSGRERIEIPKTRIPFDKNNVVELKGATGNNLKNVDLVIPNGLMTCVTGVSGSGKSTLINDTLYKLAHIELNGATTQEPAPHKEIIGLDLLDKVIDIDQSPIGRTPRSNPATYTGIFTAIRDIFAATQESRSRGYKPGRFSFNVKGGRCEACQGDGLIKVEMHFLPDVYVPCDVCKSKRYNRETLEVKYKGKSIHEVLDMTIEDAFEFFSPIPAVRRKLQTLMDVGLSYIKLGQSATTLSGGEAQRIKLSKELSKRDTGKTLYILDEPTTGLHFHDIKQLLQVIHRLRDHGNTIVVIEHNLDVIKTADWIVDLGPEGGGGGGEILVTGTPEQVAEHKGSHTARFLKPLLAKEKLSKEKRSK encoded by the coding sequence ATGAAGAAAATAGAAGTCAGGGGTGCTCGCACTCATAACTTAAAAAATATTAATGTAGATATTCCTCGCGATAAACTCGTTGTTATCACCGGGCTTTCCGGCTCAGGCAAGTCTTCACTAGCCTTTGATACCCTATACGCTGAAGGACAAAGACGCTATGTAGAATCACTTTCTGCTTATGCGCGCCAATTTTTATCCTTGATGGAAAAGCCCGATGTAGATCATATCGAAGGCCTGTCTCCTGCTATTTCAATTGAACAAAAATCGACTTCACATAATCCGCGTTCAACCGTGGGTACTATCACCGAGATCTATGATTATCTGCGTTTACTTTATGCTAGAGTTGGTGAACCCCGTTGTCCGAATCACCACTTACCACTGGCTGCACAAACTATTTCTCAAATGGTTGACCGTGTTTTAGAGCTCGACGAAGGCACTAAAGTGATGGTACTAGCCCCTGTGCTACAAGACCGTAAAGGTGAGCATGTTAAATTATTAGATAGCCTTGCTGCACAAGGCTACATTCGCGCCCGCATTGACGGCGAAGTTTGTGATTTATCCGATCCACCGACGTTAGAGTTACATAAAAAACATACGATTGAAGTGGTTGTTGACCGTCTGAAAGTTCGTGAAGATATTCAATTGCGCCTTTCTGAATCTTTTGAAACCGCACTATCGCTTACCTCCGGCACTGTGAAAGTCGGCTTTATGGATGACCCCAAAAGAGAAGAGTTAGTTTTCTCCGCTAATTTCGCTTGCTCTAAATGTGGCTATAGCATGCAAGAATTAGAACCACGCTTGTTCTCATTCAACAACCCAGCCGGAGCATGTCAAACCTGTGATGGATTAGGTAACCAACAATATTTTGATAAAAGCCGCGTAATTACGAATCCAGAATTAAGTTTAGCTGGTGGCGCTATTCGTGGTTGGGATAAACGTAATTTTTATTATTTTCAAATGTTGCAAGCCTTAGCTGATCATTATGAATTTCCCTTAGAGCTTCCCTTTAGTGAATTAGATGAAAAAACTCAACAACTGATTTTAACCGGCAGTGGCAAACAAGAAATTGAATTTAAATATATGAATGACCGTGGTGACATTGTTATTCGCAAACATCCGTTTGAAGGTATTTTAAATAATATGGATCGCCGCTACCGCGAAACAGAATCTAACGCGGTGCGTGAAGAATTATCTAAATACCTAAATAGCCAAAACTGTCCAGACTGTAAAGGTAGCCGATTAAGATTAGAAGCACGTAATGTATTTGTTGGTGATACACCATTAACAGAAGTAGCTGAATATGCCATTGCTGACGCCTTAGCATTTTTCCAAGGCTTAGAATTAACCGGTCAAAAAGGACAAATTGCCGAAAAAATTCTTAAGAAAGTTTGTGACCGTTTAGGGTTTTTGGTGAATGTTGGCTTAAATTATCTTAACTTGTCGCGCGCTGCAGGCACATTATCAGGTGGTGAAGCCCAGCGTATTCGCTTAGCTAGCCAAATTGGTGCCGGCTTAGTTGGTGTAATGTACGTTTTAGATGAACCGTCTATTGGTTTGCATCAACGTGATAACGAACGCTTGTTAGAAACGCTGATCCATTTACGTGATTTAGGTAACACCGTCATCGTGGTCGAACACGACGAAGATGCTATTCGCGCCGCCGATTATGTTATTGATATTGGCCCTGGTGCAGGTGTACATGGTGGTCATATTATTGCCGAAGGTAATGTCGATGACATTTTAGCGTGTAAAGACTCACTTACCGGTCAGTACCTGTCAGGCAGAGAACGTATTGAAATACCAAAAACCAGAATACCTTTTGATAAAAACAATGTGGTTGAACTTAAAGGTGCCACCGGCAATAACTTAAAAAATGTCGATTTAGTCATTCCAAATGGCTTAATGACCTGTGTAACCGGCGTTTCCGGCTCAGGTAAATCAACCTTGATTAACGATACCTTGTATAAGCTGGCTCACATTGAATTAAATGGCGCAACGACACAAGAACCTGCGCCACATAAAGAGATTATCGGTTTAGACCTACTCGATAAAGTTATCGATATTGACCAAAGCCCGATAGGGAGAACACCGCGTTCTAATCCTGCCACTTACACCGGTATTTTTACCGCTATTCGTGATATTTTTGCGGCAACGCAAGAGTCACGTTCGCGTGGTTATAAGCCAGGACGCTTTAGCTTTAACGTGAAAGGTGGACGCTGTGAAGCGTGCCAAGGTGACGGCTTAATTAAAGTTGAAATGCATTTTTTACCGGATGTTTATGTGCCTTGTGACGTTTGTAAAAGTAAACGATATAACCGTGAAACTTTAGAAGTAAAATACAAAGGAAAGAGCATTCATGAAGTCTTAGATATGACCATCGAAGATGCTTTTGAGTTTTTCTCTCCTATTCCAGCGGTTAGACGTAAGCTGCAAACCTTAATGGATGTTGGCTTGAGTTATATCAAACTTGGACAATCAGCCACAACATTGTCAGGTGGTGAAGCACAACGCATTAAGTTGTCAAAAGAGTTATCAAAACGCGATACCGGTAAAACCTTGTATATATTGGATGAACCGACCACAGGCTTACACTTTCACGACATAAAACAATTACTGCAAGTTATTCATCGCTTGCGTGACCATGGCAATACCATCGTGGTCATTGAACATAATCTAGATGTGATAAAAACGGCAGACTGGATTGTTGATTTAGGTCCAGAAGGCGGTGGCGGTGGCGGTGAAATATTAGTGACTGGCACGCCAGAGCAAGTAGCGGAACATAAAGGTTCTCATACCGCGAGATTTCTAAAACCACTATTGGCTAAAGAAAAATTGTCTAAAGAAAAACGATCTAAATAA
- a CDS encoding FMN-binding negative transcriptional regulator, whose amino-acid sequence MHVEEKWRLTEQAQIFSFIEKYSFATLVSPSLQSSHLPLMLDRSNHYLIGHFARNNPHWRELTEDIVKQHLVIFNGPHGYISPTWYDNKPAVPTWNYAAIHIKGCAELLSADDTTQALDSLMHKYEPELLVKRDVVSADYQEKLSKGIVGFKISIDVIDAKVKLGQHRSIADQQGVTAALSKSTSADHQALVDYMHELKLGIGEAAKA is encoded by the coding sequence ATGCATGTTGAAGAAAAATGGCGTTTAACCGAACAAGCACAAATATTTTCATTTATTGAAAAATATAGCTTTGCAACGCTAGTGTCTCCATCACTGCAGTCTAGTCATTTACCGTTAATGTTAGATCGTAGTAATCATTATTTAATAGGACACTTTGCTCGCAATAATCCACATTGGCGTGAACTTACTGAAGATATTGTCAAGCAACACTTAGTTATATTTAATGGTCCACATGGCTATATTTCTCCGACTTGGTATGACAATAAGCCTGCGGTACCAACATGGAATTATGCGGCCATTCATATTAAAGGCTGTGCTGAATTACTCAGTGCAGATGATACGACACAAGCACTTGATTCGCTTATGCACAAATATGAACCTGAGTTGTTAGTTAAGCGTGATGTGGTAAGTGCAGATTATCAAGAAAAATTATCTAAAGGTATCGTTGGTTTTAAAATTTCAATTGATGTTATTGACGCAAAAGTCAAGCTGGGACAGCATCGCTCAATAGCCGATCAACAAGGTGTTACTGCTGCACTTAGTAAATCAACATCCGCAGATCATCAAGCCTTAGTGGATTACATGCATGAATTAAAACTGGGCATAGGCGAGGCTGCAAAAGCTTGA
- a CDS encoding spermidine synthase, translating into MNKLSITFLIGVVTSLLISAALSTPVMAKTIHSERSLYRNILVEEKNGLRCLKFNVRSTKTQQSCMLVDDPQRLVFNYTKMLFSSLLINPNPERILIIGLGGGTMSNTLHQIYPKATITNVEIDPAVIKVARNYFSFFENDHITAVAQDGRIFVKRESIKKQQYDWIILDAFNGDYIPEHLMTQEFLQEAKNLLSDNGVLAANTFSVSDLYNYESATYKSVFGDFFNVRNNRNSNRIILASTKPLPTNDIIAARAIELSEKLSLFDVDITEISRQMTSTATSQDWPEGSPLLTDQYSPANLLNLKN; encoded by the coding sequence ATGAATAAATTATCGATTACTTTCCTGATTGGGGTGGTCACTAGTTTGCTCATAAGCGCGGCCTTAAGTACACCAGTGATGGCCAAAACTATCCACAGTGAACGTTCGTTATATCGCAATATATTAGTCGAAGAAAAAAACGGACTACGTTGTTTAAAGTTCAATGTTAGAAGTACGAAAACTCAGCAAAGCTGTATGTTAGTGGACGACCCGCAACGTTTAGTTTTTAATTACACCAAAATGCTATTTTCAAGCTTATTAATAAACCCTAACCCAGAGCGTATTTTAATTATTGGCTTAGGCGGCGGCACCATGTCGAATACTTTACATCAAATTTATCCAAAGGCGACTATTACCAATGTTGAAATAGATCCGGCGGTAATTAAAGTCGCGAGAAACTACTTTAGCTTTTTCGAAAACGACCATATTACTGCTGTGGCGCAAGACGGACGTATTTTTGTTAAACGCGAGTCGATAAAAAAACAGCAATACGATTGGATAATTCTCGACGCGTTTAATGGTGACTACATACCCGAACATTTAATGACGCAAGAGTTTTTGCAAGAAGCGAAAAACTTACTCAGCGATAATGGCGTGTTAGCGGCAAATACGTTTTCAGTCAGTGATTTATACAATTACGAATCGGCTACTTATAAATCAGTTTTTGGCGATTTCTTCAATGTTCGAAATAATAGAAACAGTAATCGCATCATATTAGCCAGTACAAAACCATTACCTACGAATGATATTATAGCGGCACGCGCTATTGAATTAAGTGAAAAGTTATCACTTTTTGATGTCGATATCACTGAGATAAGCCGTCAAATGACCTCAACGGCTACAAGTCAAGATTGGCCTGAAGGTTCACCCCTTTTGACCGATCAATATTCGCCAGCAAACTTATTGAATTTAAAAAATTAA
- a CDS encoding NADPH-dependent FMN reductase, producing MKIIAFGASTSRKSINKQLATYAANLATEVQENTVVEILDLNDFELPLFSQDKEVELGQPEAAKAFFNKLGESDAIIISFAEHNGSYSAAYKNLFDWTSRINQKVFQNKSMLFLATSPGPGGASNVLAAASSSAFYFAGDVKATLSIPSFFDNFDMENTKLINEELQQKLTDAVKSLMA from the coding sequence ATGAAAATAATCGCATTTGGTGCAAGTACAAGCCGTAAGTCAATCAATAAGCAGTTGGCCACCTATGCTGCCAATTTAGCCACTGAAGTACAGGAAAATACAGTCGTTGAAATACTCGATTTAAACGATTTCGAATTACCACTTTTCAGCCAGGATAAGGAAGTAGAATTAGGCCAACCTGAAGCAGCGAAGGCCTTCTTTAATAAGCTCGGCGAAAGTGACGCTATTATTATTTCATTTGCCGAGCATAACGGTAGTTATAGTGCTGCCTATAAAAATTTATTTGATTGGACCTCTCGTATTAATCAAAAAGTTTTTCAAAATAAATCTATGCTATTTTTGGCAACATCACCAGGACCCGGTGGCGCAAGTAATGTGCTAGCGGCAGCTTCAAGTTCGGCATTTTATTTTGCTGGCGATGTTAAAGCGACGCTATCAATACCTAGCTTTTTTGATAACTTTGATATGGAAAATACTAAGTTAATAAATGAAGAATTACAGCAAAAATTGACCGATGCGGTTAAAAGCTTAATGGCATAG